taaaaaaaatcaaaaaaaaatcttTAAATTAATATAGTGGGCAAGTGGAAACCcagattttgcaactggtttgGGATATGTTATCTTCAATGTTAAATCTGTTATATTATTAccaactttaactttatttactTTGTCCAGATTAGTTTTGATCGGCACTGAGATGCTTACATCAACATGAACCTTCTATATGGAAATATTAAACACACAGGTATGAATTGAATTAGAATAATATAATAAGTAACCAACCACTTGTATTTTGTAGGTACATGCGTGTACGTATTCATTCGTATTCATGTATTATACGTACATCCAATTTATTCACTAGTTGGCATGTAATAAGACAAATGTCAGTGTTGCCCCCCATCTGACTTTATTAATATCTGATGTGGCCTGCCCATTTAGTCAACAATGGACTACGCAGgcttgattttgattttctttttttttttctataataattatttaatttttaatttaagcTGGATCTCATGGTGGCTGCATGTGTTTCTTTGATTCTCTGGTATACAGTACATAAAATCCTCTAGTAAATTTTGTAGTAGAAGGTCTGATAACCGATTGTTGTAATAATTTATCAGCAATAAATccaatattaaatttaatatgaATACAGAGAATCACGTCATCTATAAACGTTTCATGCAGATATTACACTTTGAGCTACATATGCAGATTGCAGGAAAATGGAACCTCTGATTTGAGTGTAAGAGTACAAATTATCAGCTTCAACTTATATATGCTGTTCGTTTCATAGCACTCTTTTTAACTAAACAAATAAACCGTACAAGATATAAATCTTAAACTTGCTAAGTTTCACTGATGATGACAACAACTATACATGGACACAAGAAAAAACTGAGATTTATTGGACTGTGCATAAGTCATTTACGCGAAAATCCGAAGCCATTGGCTATGGCATGAACAGCAGGATTGAAAGACAAACGGCCCAGAATACCTTGTTTGTATGGCAAGAATGTTTTTTTCTTCAAATCCTCCGAGACTGCACGGTTGATTGTGTAGTGCAACTCATGAGCTGAAATAGGCCCCTTTCCCTTTCTTTTCGAGCTGTAGACTGAATTTCCTGGATCATTATGTATCGTCCTGAAGCTTGAACTCTTGACCTCTTCGTGTTTCTTGAATAGAGAAGCATACTTCTTCAATGGATCAGCTTTGTCTGTTGCTCTTCCTTCTGATGCGCTCCGGAACAAGAAAAAGTCCTTCAACTTCCATTTCTTGGGGCCTTTTAAAGTAGTAGTATCTGATAGAGTGGAAACAGAAGATGTCAAGTTTGGTTTTTGTTTCGAATTCTGCTGATCATTTTTCTGCTGGTGTCGCTGCTGGTACTTAAATTCTTCTTCCCATGGATATTCAGAAACTCGCATAGGAGAAAGTGATCTAGTAGCTCTGTGCCTTGACCTAGATGTCGATAAAGAAGAAACTGATCTCTCCCTTCCTCTGATTGCACCCTCTTCTTTCGATATTTCCGATGATTTTTGCACCTCCCGTGGCTTAATTATACCTCCATCGAAAAGCACATCAGCAGTAAGTGAGCCTGCATCCATTTCCTGGCTCACATCAAACGCAAAATCATCCTCAAACAAGTTGTTGCACTCAGATGGCATGTCTGATGAAACACTATTTCTCATCAAATCACTACGCATGCTATGATTCGTCAAAAACTCATCAAACTCCGCATAAAACTGCGATACGTGCCTCGGACTAGTTGGTGCACTGAAGTAATAGTCCCCTATGCGTGCAGGCGAGGACGGCGCAGTAAATCCCGGGGACGATATCGCATTGCTGAACTCAAAGTCCATCATGGTCTGGCTAGGCAAAATCACCTCAGTTTCTCCcatagttgtgaaaagaatagAGTTGAGTCCACAACTAAAAAGATGTAAAATGAAGTGAGGGTATAATATAGGAATTTTGAGAGAGAGGCAACAGAAGAGAGCCAAAGTTATTGACTAGCCGCCTTTGATTACTATTATGACAATTTGTTGTGGCTCATCCTTTGTAGTTAACACTTGTTGTTAGATTGGTTACAAAGGTGGCCACATATGTTTATAGATTTTACTCCAGTTAGAAATTGACAGAAGGGCTTAGGATTACATGAGTAAAATTGTGTTGGTTTATTAAAGATGTTGCATGCGTAATAAGCTTTGTCAGCTCTCTCTTAACATTCATGTTTTTTATCTTGTAATATACATCAGATTGTTTTGCGTGATTGATGCTGTTTTTGTTAGATTGCTTCTAGATTGAATGTATATTTTGGACATGAGATTTCTAAATGATTGAGTACAAATGTAAAATTCAGTTAAAACACAATTTTATACCGATGTATTCACAATAATTAGATTAATAGTGGTAGGGATGTCAAAGAaaaaatttgataatgttgataAAAATGATTGGCTAAAATGACATAAATTAGTGATTATGTAAAATTGTTAAATCATTTACTACTCGAGTTTGCATATAATAATTAGTTGTTTTTAACAATAGTATTTTATTattaattctaattattgtagATAGAATGCAATATTAATATGATAATTAAATGATGTGTAATTTCACTatagtatatataaatatatcaagGGTTGGTTCGGTTACTTAAAAAGAGGATAATTATCTCTTGATCACAGTTTCAAATCTATAATTTTAGCTAACAGGAATGTAACATTAGAGTGGATTAATTTTAcataatttttataatatttatttatgatatttttgatatattttaacattttTATCTAGTGGAGATGCTCTTATTAAAGTTAGAAATCAGAcatgtaaaatatttttttgataaaTGTTGCATTTTCTTGACAGGGTCGAGACTTCCTCATTTCGAGATTTATTATAACAACTGTAAGTCTAATAATTAAAAGAAAATAACAATTTAATATTAAGTGGCCTATATCGGAGAAAAAGACACTTTGACAATATTTGTGGTAGTATTACTTATATGAATCCCACCACGATTAATTGTATTGGCCAAGTCGTGGAGGCCTTTCCTTCAAATTTGATCTTTATATCAAGTATTATGAATTTATGATGATGTAAGaccatattttaattataattggGTTGACTAAATTGGACATGTAGAATAATAGGTAAAATTTGTTAAATCTGTAAGGCATTGTACTATATTGGCTCTATTGGttaactatattttaaaaatagtatgttatttaaattttaagttgttataaatagaatatattaCTTCATTATGGTAATAGGCgattaatttttttaacaaatttcttACTGATCTGTAATTGTTCAACAAATATAGTCAACATCAAGAggttattatatttataaataagggGAATACAACattgaaaatgattttttttttagtAATCTCTCTATTTTGTATTTATAGTATGTATTAATAGTTTTCAAGTAAGGATTCTATGTAATTGGAGATGCttaaaacatatttttaaacAAAGAGAAAAATATTGGTGGTTTTAATATTACAAGTAATTGACCTGACAATTACAGCCGCCCTTTGTCACGTTAGTCATTTGTAATGGTGTTTTAGGATTCGAAACTTATTTGTTTCGAATCAAACACTCATGATACAGGCATTATGGCTCTTTGGAGCTTATTTTGATTGTTGTGTTTAGAATTTTCATATAATCTAAATATGTCACGTCTGTTCCATCGTAGTCAACTTGTAATATGTTTGTCTGAATTTATCAATCACATTTCACAAAGATATTTTATGGGAAGTTATTGTTCGTCATCGTTACACACAGTCGATATAGttttctacttcttttgccttgatttttgtacttcatttttatatttttgcagTAAAATTAATAATTTGTAGTATAAGAACTTTCTTTTAGTGTAAATTTTAGTAGAAGTAGGTTAGAGTTGAATACGAGAATAGTATAATTTTTACGCtattttagtgtaaaaatcaGGCCAGCACTATGATTTGGTCACATTTTGTTATTCAAAAGTGTGATTGATTCTTGCTCACGGTAATATACAGTAAACTGGTCTTAAATAAAATCATGCAAGTTGAAattttaacttatttaattggatATGATCATTTAGAATTTATAAGTGAATTTGTAAGTATTTTTTTAATTGGGTTAATTATCAAACACATGATTTATGGAGGCCAAATACTGTATATCAATTGAGTCGCTCATTACAAATTTGACTTAATTTGACCACAAATTTGAAAAATCGTATTGATGAGATTAGTTTccatataaaatttaaattttgcAATAACTAAtttgatataaatttttaaattagTAATTAGTTGAGTCAAATTTGTAACAAACAATCAAAccaatttatttaaatttaatgaGTCACGTCTTTGATGATCAATCTATTTTAAATTGTACTAGCATTTTTGTACATGACATGTTTATTTCCATGCCAAAATGTCAATTTTAATATTATGAAGCAAAAAAATATAAGAGAAATGCTTGGTACACGTAAACCCTTCCCGAAACTTTCGATTCTTAAATGATGAGTGTTATCATGATATTGAATATTTACTCATGAGACGAACCCCTTGTGTATTACTCCTTCCGTCCCCTTTTATATTTCCATCTTGCAAAAAATACATTTATTAAGAAATTGTTAGATAAACTTTTCCATTGAATACCCCTAATTAATACCTTAAAATTGAGAATCCGGCTAAATTTTAAATTAGGCAAACTTTAGAATTATGAACTATAGGGATGATAGTTTAGTAAAATTATCTCTAAATTTATTTTGAAAGTGTAAATGAACATATAAATGagataaaatttattttgaaaatGGACAGGAACGGAGAAAATAATATAAATTCGATCAATGAAAAAATGacatatattattttaaaaagatttttagaaatttttttgAACGGGTAACATTGCTCAAAAAACAATACACTTCGCCTGCGGGTCGAATATCCAAAGTCTTGACGAAATTGTAATTTTTATCAATTTCGTAATGAGTGAACTGGATCTACCCTTGCAAGTAATTACGGCTTCATGATTACATGTTCCTAACATTTGAATTAATCAAAAACCAATAAATTTTTTGTCATTAGTCTGTGAGACAAAGCGGCCACGTTGTCAATTTTGGCCAACAAGATAAGTCATTGTCTTGAAAAGTAATGACTGGTGGAACTGGAACTGTGGaagtacataataataataataataataataacaataataataataataataataataatctccTCTATCTCGACAAAAAAAAATAatctcctttatttatttctcaATATAAAGTATTTGACAGTTGGTATAATAAATTGAACCTcgttttttaaaaaataaaataaaaacttaCATAAATTGAACCTAAATTGGAcgtctttttttaaaaaaaaaaacacaaattGAACTtttaaacaagatttcaacaaaATTTCTATTAATATCATTAAAAAACAAATAAAGTCATGAATCAGCTAaactagagatgcacaaaaaacTCATCAGGTCGGATTTTATCTGGGTCTTCAAAAACCCAGTTTTTTTAAACGGATCGGACCAGGCTTTTCTAAAAATCTGGTCAGTCCGGGCTTCCTAAAAAATATAAGGCCCGCGGGCCGGACCGAACCGGGCTTTATCCGgactttttatttatatattaaataatatttttatattttataactCAAATTATAAATAGTTTAAATACCGGAGaaaataatatcttgatataTCAGAGAGAGTAGTTTAGAAAtcgatataaataattattttttaataatatatatataattataataatataattatgtACAAAAAATTATATTGTTCAAAATCAGGTATGCTCAGCTAGTTTTTTGAACATCACATGCTAAGGGTGTGTTTGGTATTAGCAACAACAACTTTTCGCTGAAAAACAGTTTAAAAATTGTTTGGTAAAATTAAAAAGTTGTTTTTCGGAAGAGTACTTTTGGCAAAAAAATTGTTGTTGAAGAAAGTAAGTCCCCCCAAAAACCAGTTTTTAGAGCTTTTGGGGGAAGAGATGCTGATTTCACCATAAAACcttatcaaaaatattattatttttaattttttgcatcaaaacatatacatatcaaaaaaattaccaaacttACAACATcactttttctaacagcacaACAATTTTTAATAACAATATCAAACAGAGCCTTACCAGGTAAAAAGGATGGTGTGATCCGTACATTTTGAATCTAAGGTTAAATCAAGAATTAAAATCGAATCAAATGTTAACAGTTCTAACTTAAATCTCGTGCGATATACGGTTCCCgtgaatatttaaaaatattatttatcccgtcagattataattttaaaatatttatataaatatataaaaattataaatttataataaaaaattatgatAGTTTAGTAGGATAACTATACAATATCTAATAGTTTAATAATTTTGTAGTTTAACGGATATAtaacattatttatttatttattaataataggATAAGCTCTGATTGTAGTTTAGTAGAATAAGTAGACTTTTTGTGTAGTAGTTTAGTAGAATAAGTAGATTTTTTGTGTAGTAATTTAATAATTTAGGAGTTTAGCCgatatataatactatttatatttttttaataattaaaattaggggataatcattaaatcaaattatacCTCATTCTGATTCtagttattatagtatagtacaGAAGTATAGAGTACATATGGCTCAATTTTGATAATTACTACCTTTAATTTGAAATGATGAAAAGTTCAATTTTGATGATCATTCTTATTATTAATGTATGTTTTGgaaaaaatttaatttaaataaacaAATTTAAAAAGTAAATTTTTGAATTATCGGTTCATATGAAATTTGACTAacaataaaatttaaataaacaaaaaaatatTTCTAATAATACAGTCAAAAAATTCAATATTTACAGTTAAATATAGATATTTATGTATTAATGGTAGATGAGATCGATACAAAAATATTTGAGAGAAAAAATACACCTATCTTATACTAGTCAAATTAACTTCGATTTCAACATTACAAACCATTCAAAAAAtggagttccaaggaacaggaAGAAAATGCTCAAACTCggaataaataaaaatcaaccaAATTTAATTGAAATTCAATTGATCGCTGGAATGCACCCTCCGTCGACCGTTCCATTAATTTATAAACTAATGATTTTGGTACGATAATTAAAAAATGTATTATTTGGAGGGAGAAAGTATGAAAAATGGATAAGACGATAA
The sequence above is drawn from the Apium graveolens cultivar Ventura chromosome 2, ASM990537v1, whole genome shotgun sequence genome and encodes:
- the LOC141684988 gene encoding uncharacterized protein LOC141684988: MGETEVILPSQTMMDFEFSNAISSPGFTAPSSPARIGDYYFSAPTSPRHVSQFYAEFDEFLTNHSMRSDLMRNSVSSDMPSECNNLFEDDFAFDVSQEMDAGSLTADVLFDGGIIKPREVQKSSEISKEEGAIRGRERSVSSLSTSRSRHRATRSLSPMRVSEYPWEEEFKYQQRHQQKNDQQNSKQKPNLTSSVSTLSDTTTLKGPKKWKLKDFFLFRSASEGRATDKADPLKKYASLFKKHEEVKSSSFRTIHNDPGNSVYSSKRKGKGPISAHELHYTINRAVSEDLKKKTFLPYKQGILGRLSFNPAVHAIANGFGFSRK